From Odontesthes bonariensis isolate fOdoBon6 chromosome 21, fOdoBon6.hap1, whole genome shotgun sequence, a single genomic window includes:
- the tmem98 gene encoding transmembrane protein 98: METVVIMAIGVLATIFLASFVALVVVCRHRYCHPHDLLHHFDSKPTVDLIGAMETQSEQSELELDDVVITNPHIEAILENEDWIEDASGLVSHCIAILKICHTLTEKLVALTMGSGAKVKAPASLSDIITVAKRISPRVDDVVRSMYPPLDPILLDARATALLLSVSHLVLVTRNACHMSGSMDWIDQSLHAAEDHMVVLREAALASEPERSIHGPDAQREQAI, from the exons ATGGAGACGGTGGTGATAATGGCTATTGGGGTGTTGGCCACCATTTTTCTGGCCTCCTTCGTTGCCCTGGTGGTGGTGTGCAGACACCGCTACTGCCACCCGCATGACCTGCTGCACCACTTCGACTCCAA GCCCACAGTAGATCTGATCGGAGCCATGGAGACTCAGAGTGAGCAGTCAGAGCTGGAGCTGGATGACGTGGTCATCACTAACCCTCACATTGAAGCCATCCTGGAGAACGAGGACTGGATTGAGGATGCCTC TGGTTTGGTTTCTCACTGCATCGCTATCCTGAAG ATCTGCCACACCTTGACTGAAAAGCTGGTTGCCCTGACGATGGGCTCTGGAGCAAAAGTCAAGGCACCGGCCAGCTTGAGTGACATTATCACGGTGGCCAAACGCATCAGCccgag GGTGGATGACGTGGTGAGATCGATGTACCCCCCTCTGGATCCAATCCTCCTGGACGCCAG GGCCACTGCTTTGCTTCTTTCAGTCAGCCATCTGGTGCTGGTCACCCGCAACGCCTGTCACATGTCCGGCAGCATGGACTGGATCGACCAGTCGCTCCACGCAGCAGAAGATCACATGGTGGTTTTACGTGAGGCAGCGCTCGCCTCAGAACCAGAACGAAGCATACATGGACCTGACGCTCAGAGAGAACAGGCCATCTAA